A window of Candidatus Fermentibacter sp. genomic DNA:
AAGAGGTGTACAAGTTCGAGGACACTTTCCAGCATGGCGGAATCTCCATCGAGGAGATGGTCGTGCCCTGTACCGTCCTCACGCCCAAGAAGGGCTTCTAGCCGGTGCTCCTCGACCTCGCGGGCCTCGAGGACCTGGCGCGGGGAACCGCAGGGATGATACGTCCCGGCGATGCCGTGCTCCTGGTGGGCGATCTGGGGGCGGGGAAGTCGGTCTTCGCGAGGGCGCTGCTCAGGGAGCTGGGCGTGGAGGGCGACATCCCATCGCCCAGCTTCATCGTGGACGCGGAGTACTCCTCCCGCGGCCTCTCGATCCACCACGTGGATCTCTACAGGCTCGGCGGAAGCGCCGGGGAGCTGGAGGCATTCGGCATACTGGACCTCCTGGCTTCGGATTCCGTCGCCGTCGTGGAATGGGCCGACAGGCTGCCCGAAGGGGCCGCCTGCTCGGGTTTCAGGGTGGTCCTGGGTTTCACCGGTGATCCGCTCGTGAGGGAGGTCGGGTTTGAGCGGTTCGGTCTGGCTGGGAATAGACACGACCCAGAGGCCGGGTTCCGTGGCACTCCTGGAGGATGACGGGAGACCCGTCCAGATCGATCTCCGGGATGATCTGTCCACGTCGGAATCCCTGCTTCCTGCGATTCGTGATCTCCTGGAGAAGGCCGGCATCGAAGGGAGCGGGCTCTCGGGCATAGGCGCCTGCCTCGGACCGGGATCCTACACCGGCCTGCGCATATGCGCCGCGACGGCCTCCGGGCTTTCATCCGGCTGGGGGGTGCCCGCGAAGGGCGTGCCCGTGCTGCGCGCCATCGCGTACTCCTCCGGGTCGGACGCCCCGGTCCTGGCCGTCGTGAGGGCGAGGGAGGGCGAAGTGTTCGCCGCCGCCTTCGAATCCGGCGATCCCTTCTCGCGGGAGCTGCTGCCTCCTGGGGTCTATACCTGCGAGGCCGCCGCGGCCTGGCTCGATGCCCGCCCGGGCTCGGCCTGCGAGGGCCCCGGAGCCACGATGATCCGTCCCGGGATCGGTCCCTCTCACTGCCTCGCACCCGGCGCGTCGGTCACGGCCCGGCTCGCCGCGGCGTACTGCGCCGCCTCGGGCCCGGACAGGTCCCTGAGGCCTCTCTATCTGAGGAGCTTCAGACAGAAGGCGGCGACCGGTGTATCCTGAGACTAGGCGCGGACGCCCCGGCGATGCCGCAGCGATAGCGAGGATAGAACGCGCGTCCTTCCCGGACCCCTGGCCGCCCGACGTGTTCGAGGAGTGCCTCGAGCCCTGGTCGGGCATCTCGACCTGGATCGCGGCAGACGCCGGCAGGATCATCGGATACGTCTGCGCCGCGATCCCCTCTCCGGGAGTCCTCCACGTCGCGAACCTCTGCGTCACCCGGTCCGCGAGGCGGATGGGCGTCGGCAGGCTCCTGCTCGAGACCGCCGAGGACTGGGGGGCGGCCTCGGGCTGCAGGGCCTGCTTCCTCGAAGTCAGGTGCACCAACAGGGCGGCCGTCGGCCTCTACATCAGGAAGGGCTACACGCCATGCGGGCATCTGCCCGGGTATTACGGCCCCCGGAGGCACGGGCTGCGCCTCGTGAGGGGCCTCGAGGCCGGGAATCCCGGGAAGGCGGCGCTGGCCGGAGCCCTGGCCGGCCGGCTGGGAGCCGCCCCGCCGGTGGGGATCGTGCTGGGTTCCGGCCTCTCGTGGGTGGCCGACCTCTTCGGGGAAGGGGAGTCGATCTCCTGGGAGGACCTGCCCGGCATGTCGGGCGACGCTCTGCCCGGGCACCCGGGCCGGATCGTGACCAGCTCCTGCGGCAGGTTCGTGTTCCTCCTCGGCAGGAGGCATCACTATCAGGGCTTTTCCGGAAACGGGATCACGATGCTGCCTGAATCGCTGGCGGACCTGGGGGTCTCGACCTGGATCCTCACGAGCTCGGCCGGAGCGGTATCGCGGAGCCTTGCCGTGGGTGACGCCGTGGTTTTCCGCGACCATGTGAACCTCTCGGGATGCGTGCCTGATGTGCGTTCGCGCATACCATCCCCGCTTTACTCGATGCCGCTGAGGAGGATCGCAGCCGAAGCGGCGGGGCGCACCGGGGCGCGCGTTTCCGAAGGGCTCTTCGCCTGCGTCTCGGGCCCAGCATACGAGACAGTCGCCGAACTCGACCTGCTGCGGCGGATGGGGGTCGACGCCGTATCCATGTCCACGGCGCCCGAGGCGCTGGCGCTTGCCGCCCGCGGATGCGATGTTCTCGGCCTCGCTTTCGTGACGAACACCTGCGGGCCGGGCGAGGAGGTCACCCACCAGGCCGTCCTGGACGCGCAGGGGATCATACGATCGAGCCTCGGGCCATTCCTCGGGGCTCTTCTCGGGGGGGCCGCCGCACATGCGCTACGCTGAAGCTCTCGAATACCTTTTCAGCCGCCGCAGGCTGGGGATGAAGTACGGGCTTCCCCGCATGAAGGCCCTGATGCGCGATCTGGGATCGCCTCAGGACGCATTCCGCACCATCCACGTCGTCGGGACCAACGGGAAGGGCAGCACCACCGCCCTCCTGGCGGAGACGGCCAGGCTGCTCGGATTCCGCACCGGGCGCAACACATCTCCCCACCTCCTGGATTTCCGCGAGAGGATCGCGGTGGATGCGGCATGGATCCCGCCCGATTCCGTGACCGAGTTCATCCGCGACAAGCGGGGTCTCATCGAGAGGCACGAAGCCACCTTCTTCGAGATAACCACGGCGATGGCGGCCTGGCACTTCGCACGGACAGGCGTGGAGTGGGCCATCGTGGAGGCCGGACTCGGAGGGCGGCTCGACGCCACGAGGACTTTCGGCGGGCGATGCACCGTCTTCACCGGCGTGGACATAGAGCATCGGAGGATACTCGGTCCGACGAAGTCCGCCATCGCAGGCGAGAAGCTCGCCATCGCCCCCAGGGGCACCGTGCTGGTCTGCCACAGGCAGCACGGGCCGGTCGAGCGGATGGTGCGTGACGCCGTGACCGCCCGCGGCCTGGACAGGATAGTGCCGTCACCGACCGCTCTGGCGCCTCTTCCCGGTGAGCATCAGCTCTGGAACGCGGCTCTGGCCCTCGCGGCGGCGGAGTCGGCGTTCGGCAGGCCCTCCGGTGAGGTGGCGGAAGCCTTCGCCCGGGCTTGCCGGAGCCTGAGATGGCCCGGAAGGCTCGACCTTCGCAGAGGGAAGCCGGACGTGCTCTTCGACGTCTCGCACAATCCCCAGTCCGTGGCCAGGCTCTGCGAGTACCTGTCCGCACTGGGCCGCCGGTCCGCCGGGGTGGTGGGCTTCCTGGCCGACAAGCCGTGGAGGCGGATGGCATCGATGCTGAGCGGGTACGTCGACCCTGTCGTCGCGACAACCCCTCTTTCGGACAGGCTGCTCCCGGCCGGCCGGCTCGATACGGAGTTCAGTCGGCTGGGCTTCGACTCGAGGCCGGTGGATCCGGTGGAGGCCGCGGTGGCCGCGGGACGGGGGCTCGCTCCCGATCTCCTCGTCGTGGCCGGATCCTTTTATGTTGTGGGAGACGCGATGCTTTCAGCCTGGCGGAACGGCTGGACCGAGGGGCCGTCGGGCGAGGAGAGCCAGATCCTCGACACCCCTCCGGACGCTGTCGCCGCGGGACTGCACTAGGAAGGAACTGACATGGCCGCTATCGAGACTGCAGAGACGAAGAAGCCCAGGACAGGCGCCGCTCCGGCCGACATCGAGCGGAATCCGTTCAGGATGCGCAACTACATCCTCTTCGCGGCGGGGCTCGCGATCATCGTGGGCGGGTGGTTCCTCCTCCGGGCCGGCAACATAACGCTTGCGCCCATCATGCTGGTGCTGGGATACTGCGCCGTTCTCCCGCTCGCGATCGTCCTGAAGTAGGATGAAGCCCCCGGCTCCGCTCTGCGCGGCTGCGGCCGCCCTCGCGCTGCTGGCTGTCCTGCAGTCGGCAGGCTGCGGCGGCGGCACGGCCGCCGGACCGGCCGGTTCCGATCCGGTCGAGTCCGACACCGTCTTCATACAGCTCGAGGGTGGCGAGTTCGTCACGTCCGAGGGCGACATAGTGCTGATCCAGCCCTTCGAGCTCATGGAGACCGAGGTGTCGAACCGGCTCTACGTCTGGCTCGCGGACGAAGCGGGCCTCGATCTGCCGCCCGATCCCGGGTTCCCCGCGATGGAGTACTACCTGACCGCCATGCCCGACTATCCCGTAGTCAACGTCTCCGCTCTCGAGGCGGAGCAGGCGTGCGCCGTGCTCGGAGGCAGGCTCCCGACTCTGGCGGAGATGGAGTACGCCGCGTCCATCGGCCTTTCCGGGCCGTCGGCGGGGCTCTTCCCCTGGGGGACGCTGGATCCGGAGGATGCGGAGTTCCCCGCCAACTACCTCGCATCCGACGACTGGGACCTGAGGAACCAGGACGGCTACCTCTTCACTGCGCCGGTGGGTTCGTTCCCGCGGAACCCTGCGGGCCTGGCGGATCTCGCCGGCAACGTGGCGGAGCTCACCAGGCCGTCCGACAGCATCTGCACGGTGTTCGGCGGCTCGTGGCTCTCTCCGTCGGACGACTTGAGAATCGGCACCTGGTCGACCATCTACGAGGGCGACAGAGCCCGCCACATCGGCTTCCGCATCGCCCGCTGACACCGGCCGGTTCCCGGCCGATTCCTGGTTTCAGATGCTTCAGATGCAGTCGTAACCGCATGGTGTGAAAC
This region includes:
- a CDS encoding SUMF1/EgtB/PvdO family nonheme iron enzyme, which gives rise to MKPPAPLCAAAAALALLAVLQSAGCGGGTAAGPAGSDPVESDTVFIQLEGGEFVTSEGDIVLIQPFELMETEVSNRLYVWLADEAGLDLPPDPGFPAMEYYLTAMPDYPVVNVSALEAEQACAVLGGRLPTLAEMEYAASIGLSGPSAGLFPWGTLDPEDAEFPANYLASDDWDLRNQDGYLFTAPVGSFPRNPAGLADLAGNVAELTRPSDSICTVFGGSWLSPSDDLRIGTWSTIYEGDRARHIGFRIAR
- the tsaB gene encoding tRNA (adenosine(37)-N6)-threonylcarbamoyltransferase complex dimerization subunit type 1 TsaB, with the protein product MSGSVWLGIDTTQRPGSVALLEDDGRPVQIDLRDDLSTSESLLPAIRDLLEKAGIEGSGLSGIGACLGPGSYTGLRICAATASGLSSGWGVPAKGVPVLRAIAYSSGSDAPVLAVVRAREGEVFAAAFESGDPFSRELLPPGVYTCEAAAAWLDARPGSACEGPGATMIRPGIGPSHCLAPGASVTARLAAAYCAASGPDRSLRPLYLRSFRQKAATGVS
- the tsaE gene encoding tRNA (adenosine(37)-N6)-threonylcarbamoyltransferase complex ATPase subunit type 1 TsaE, whose translation is MLLDLAGLEDLARGTAGMIRPGDAVLLVGDLGAGKSVFARALLRELGVEGDIPSPSFIVDAEYSSRGLSIHHVDLYRLGGSAGELEAFGILDLLASDSVAVVEWADRLPEGAACSGFRVVLGFTGDPLVREVGFERFGLAGNRHDPEAGFRGTPGG
- a CDS encoding GNAT family N-acetyltransferase, giving the protein MYPETRRGRPGDAAAIARIERASFPDPWPPDVFEECLEPWSGISTWIAADAGRIIGYVCAAIPSPGVLHVANLCVTRSARRMGVGRLLLETAEDWGAASGCRACFLEVRCTNRAAVGLYIRKGYTPCGHLPGYYGPRRHGLRLVRGLEAGNPGKAALAGALAGRLGAAPPVGIVLGSGLSWVADLFGEGESISWEDLPGMSGDALPGHPGRIVTSSCGRFVFLLGRRHHYQGFSGNGITMLPESLADLGVSTWILTSSAGAVSRSLAVGDAVVFRDHVNLSGCVPDVRSRIPSPLYSMPLRRIAAEAAGRTGARVSEGLFACVSGPAYETVAELDLLRRMGVDAVSMSTAPEALALAARGCDVLGLAFVTNTCGPGEEVTHQAVLDAQGIIRSSLGPFLGALLGGAAAHALR